CCATTACCTCAACCTGGTTACCACAATCAGCAAGCGCAGTCCGCATGTGATCCGTCATACTTTTGCCACGCACATGCTGAATAACGGTGCCGACCTCAATGCCATCAAAGAAATCCTGGGTCATGCCAACCTTGCGGCAACCCAGGTCTATACCCATAATACGATTGAAAAGCTTAAATCAATATATAAACAGGCCCATCCCAGGGCTTAACCTAAATATGGAGGATTTACTTATGAGATTAAACATCAATGCTGTTCATTTCAAGGCTGACAAGAAACTTATCGCCTTTATCAAGGAGAAGATGGAAAAGATCACCCAGGTATTCGAAGGGGTAATCGACACAGAGGTATCGCTTAAAGTCGAAAATTCGGATATGCGGGAGAATAAGATTACGGAGATCCTGGTAACTATACCAGGGAATAATTTCTATGTTAAAAAACAAAGTGCAACATTCGAAGAGTCTGCAGATGAAGCTGTTGAAGCGCTGAGACGGCAGTTAAAGAAATATAAGGAAAAGGTAAGGGGTAATCACTAAATATATTTATCATGATTTAGAAACTTTCTTTTGTTAATTCAACAATAATGTCTATTTTTGCAGACCTTTTTCGAAAGGTCTGCTTTTTTATGTTCTTTGCATAATGCCGATGTAGCTCAGCTGGCCAGAGCAGCTGATTTGTAATCAGCCGGTCGGCGGTTCGAATCCGTCCATCGGCTCAAATTGAGAACAAATCAGAGCACTTTAATGGGGAGATTCCAGAGCGGTCAAATGGGGCAGACTGTAAATCTGTTGGCTACGCCTTCGGAGGTTCGAATCCTCCTCTCCCCACCACCTCGCGGAAGTAGCTCATTTGGTAGAGCGACAGCCTTCCAAGCTGTAGGTAGCGGGTTCGAGACCCGTCTTCCGCTCCCAGGCCTTTGTAGCTCAGGGGTAGAGCACTTCCTTGGTAAGGAAGGGGTCATGAGTTCAATTCTCATCAAAGGCTCTTAAATAATTTATAGTAAATAAATAACTTTTTAATTTTTAAATATTATTCGATATGGCTAAAGAAACCTTTCAACGTACTAAACCGCACGTGAATATCGGCACGATTGGTCACGTTGACCATGGAAAGACCACCCTTACTGCAGCCATCACCCTGAACTTGCAGGATAAAGGTCTTGCCACTTTTAAATCGTTCGATGAAATTGATAATGCCCCTGAAGAAAAAGCCAGAGGTATAACGATCAACACGGCTCACATAGAATACGAAACTGTTAACCGTCATTACGCTCACGTTGACTGTCCGGGCCACGCCGACTATGTTAAGAACATGGTTACCGGTGCTGCCCAGATGGATGGCGCTATCCTTGTGGTGGCTGCTACTGATGGTCCAATGCCCCAGACGCGTGAGCATATTCTTCTCGCACGCCAGGTAGGTGTTCCCAAGATCGTTGTATTCATGAGCAAGGTGGATATGGTTGATGACGAAGAACTTATCGACCTGGTAGATATGGAAATCCGTGAACTTCTCACCTTCTACGGGTTTGATGGCGATAATACGCCTGTGATCCGCGGATCAGCCCTGGGTGCTTTGAATAAAGAGCCTAAATGGATTGAAAAGATCTGGGAACTGATGGAAGCATGTGACACATGGATCCCGCTGCCAAAGCGTGATATTGACAAGCCTTTCCTGATGCCTGTTGAAGACGTGTTCTCCATCACGGGCCGCGGCACCGTCGCTACCGGAAGGATTGAACAAGGTGTTATTAAAGTCGGTGAAGCAGTAGAAATTATCGGTCTCGGCGCTGAAAAACTAAAATCAGTCGTTACCGGTGTCGAAATGTTCCGCAAAATCCTTGACCGCGGTGAAGCCGGTGACAATGCCGGTCTGCTGCTCAGAGGTATTGACAAGGATTCAGTTCGTCGTGGCCAGGTTATTGCTGCCCCGGGTTCCATTACTCCTCATACCCACTTTAAAGCTCAGGTGTATATCCTGAAAAAAGAAGAAGGTGGACGTCATACGCCGTTCCACGATAAATATCGTCCTCAGTTCTACTTCAGGACTACAGACGTTACAGGTGAGATCCAACTGCCGGAGGGTGTTGAAATGATCATGCCAGGCGATAACCTTGCCATCACCGTGAAACTGATTCACGAAGTGGCTATGGATAAAGGTTTACGCTTTGCCATCCGTGAAGGTGGAAGGACAGTTGGCGCAGGACAGGTAATTGAAATAATTGCATAATTGGTAGGTTAATTTCCCGGCCATGCGAATATTTGACCGGGATCGAACCTGCTTTGAGCTTACGGGTGTAGCTCAATTGGCAGAGTAGTGGTCTCCAAAACCATTGGTTGTAGGTTCGAGTCCTACCACCCGTGCAAAACGCATAAGTTAAATGGCAAATAAAATCCAGGCGTACCTTAAAGAAAGTTACGACGAACTTAAACACAAAACCTCCTGGCCTACATGGAGTGAGCTGCAAAGTAGTGCTATTGTGGTATCTGTTGCTTCCCTGATAATCGCTTTAGTCGTTTATTTGATGGATATCTCATTGAGAACATTATTGACCCAGTTTTATAAACTGTTTTAATAATGATAGTACTACTGAATTTTAATTTAACCTGAATAATTTAATTTTTTCATCCTAAGGGATAAGTATGGGCGAACAGGTCAAAAAGTGGTATGTAGTACGGGCAGTAAGCGGTAAGGAAAAAAAGGTGAAAGAGTATATCGAGAGCGAGATCAACCGCCTTGGATTACAGGATTTCCTTTCGCAGGTGCTCATCCCTACTGAAAAAGTTTACCAGGTAAGGAAAGGAAAGAAAATCAGCAAAGAAAGGAATTATTTTCCCGGATATGTGCTGATCGAAGCTGCCCTGGTGGGCGAATTAACGCACATCATCCGGAATATCCCTAATGTTCTGGGATTTCTGGGGACAGGCAATGAGCCGAGCCCAATGCGCGCCAGCGAAGTCAAACGTATCCTCGGAAAAGTGGATGAGTTGGCCGAGCAGAGCGAAGGCATCAATGTTCCTTTCATCGTGGGTGAAACCGTTAAGGTGGTCGATGGCCCTTTCAACAGTTTTTCCGGTGTGATCGAAGAGATCAACGAGGAAAAAAAGAAACTGAAGGTAATGGTCAAGATCTTCGGACGGAAAACCCCGCTGGAACTGACTTTCATGCAGGTGGAAAAAGAATGACACAGGTTATCCTTTAATTAATTAACATTTCAATCTTTTAATAGCATGGCAAAAGAAGTTGCTGGAATGATCAAACTGCAAATCAAAGGGGCAGCTGCTAACCCTTCTCCCCCGGTTGGTCCTGCACTTGGTTCAAAAGGCGTGAACATCATGGAGTTTTGTAAACAGTTCAACGCCCGTACCCAGGATCAGCCCGGGAAATTACTCCCGGTGATTATCACGGTGTACAGGGATAAGAGCTTTGATTTCGTGATCAAACACCCCCCTGTTGCAGTGCAGTTGATGGAAATGGCCAAAGTCACCAAAGGATCAGCCGAATCAAACCGCACAAAGATTGGATCGGTAACCTGGGACCAGGTCAAGATAATTGCCGAAGATAAAATGGTGGACTTGAATTGTTTTACGATCGAATCAGCTATGACGATGGTTGCTGGCACTGCCAGAAGCATGGGCCTCACCATTAAAGGCGATTCACCGGTCTCTGAGCAATAAACGGGTATATCATTATTCGTGAATTTAACATTAACGAAGTAAAACAATGGCTAAACTAACCAAAAAACAAAAGGAATCCCTGACGAAGTTTGATAAGGCGAAATCCTACGGGCTAAATGAAGCAGTAGAGGTTGTGAAAGGGATTACTTATACAAGCTTTGATGCTTCCGTTGACCTCGATGTCCGGTTGGGCGTTGATCCTCGAAAGGCTAACCAGATGGTTCGCGGTATCGTTACCCTGCCCCATGGCACCGGTAAAACGGTTCGCGTTCTGGCTCTCGTTACGCCCGACAAGGAAGAGGAAGCCATAGCAGCTGGTGCTGATTTTGTCGGACTTGAGGATTACATTGATAAAATCAAGCAAGGTTGGACCGACATTGATGTCGTGATAACAATGCCTCAGGTAATGCCTAAAATAGGCCCCCTTGGAAAGATCCTCGGCCCCCGCGGTCTCATGCCTAATCCTAAAACAGGTACGGTAACAATCGACGTGGCCAAGGCAATCAAGGAAGTGAAAGCAGGTAAAATCGACTTTAAAGTCGATAAATATGGCATCATCCATGCCTCTATCGGAAAAGTGTCCTTCGAAAATGAACAACTCGTGGATAACGCGAGAGAATTACTGCAGACGATTCTTAAACTGAAACCGACTGCAGCCAAAGGAACCTATATGAAGAGCGTGTATATGTCAAGTACGATGAGCCCGGGAATTCAAATCGAGCCCAAATCCTTAACAACAGTGTAATAACCAAAATTAAGCAAGACAGAGTCATGACAAGAGAAGAAAAAGATCAAATGATCGACTCATTGGCGGAAACACTGAAGAGTAGTAATACAGTCTATCTCACAGATATTTCAAAACTGAATTCAAGCAACTCCACCAGGTTGCGCTCGCTTTGCTTTAAAAGAAATGTGACGCTACAGGTGGTGAAGAATACTTTGCTTAAGAAAGCTATGGAAAAGTCTGAAAAAAACTTTGAAGGTCTTTTCGGAATTTTACATGGTCCTACATCCTTGATGATATCTGATTCGGGCAATGTCCCGGCAAAACTAATCAAAGAGTTCAGAAAGACCTCTGACAAACCCATTCTGAAAGGTGCTTATGTGCAAGAGATGGTGTTTGTTGGTGATGATCAGCTGGATTTATTGATGGCGCTCAAATCGAAAAATGAACTGATCGCCGATGTCTTGGCATTACTTCAGTCACCCGTTAAAAATGTTATTTCCGGCCTGCAATCAGGCGGCCATAAGCTTTCAGGTATCCTGAAAACTTTATCGGAAAAGGAAGCATAACAAAACAGAATTATTTAAAATTAAAATTGTAAACGTTTAAAAAATAATAAAAAATGGCAGATTTAAAAGCTTTCGCAGAAAAGTTGGTAAACTTAACCGTAAAAGAAGTCAACGATTTAGCACAGATCCTCAAAGAAGAATATGGAATTGAACCGGCCGCAGCAGCCGCAGTGATTGCAGCACCGGGAGCAGCAACGGGCGGCGAAGCCGTTGTCGCTGAAGAAAAGACCACCTTCGATGTGATCCTGAAACATGCAGGACAAGCCAAGCTTGGCGTTGTTAAACTCGTGAAGGAATTGACCAGCCTTGGTCTCAAGGAATCCAAAGAACTTGTTGATGCAGCTCCCAAGGCCATCAAAGAAGGAGTCTCCAGGGATGAGGCTGAAGCACTGAAGAAACAGCTTGAAGAAGCTGGCGCAGAAGTTGAAGTTAAGTAGATCTGATGAACAGGCTAAAAATATTTAGCCGTTCTATTATCGGGCCTGGTTCCGCTTTTGGCGGATCAGGCTCGTCCCCTTTAACATCATCTATCAATTCTTAATGTGCTAAACCGCCCCAACTGGGCATAAAACATAAAACCTTGGCATCGAAAAAAGCTGTAAGATTCAATTTCGGATCTTCAAAAGTCAAAGCTAATTACCCTGATTTTCTCGAAATCCAGCTTCAATCCTTCAAGGATTTCATCCAGCTCGAAACGAATCCGGAAGACCGTGTAAATGAAGGACTCTACAAGGTTTTCAGCGAAAATTTCCCGATTACGGACGCCAGGAATAATTTCGTCCTTGAATTCCTCGATTATTTTGTGGACCCGCCACGTTATACTATTGAGGAATGCATGGAACGCGGGCTTACCTATTCCGTGCCGCTGAAAGCCAAACTTAAACTATATTGTACGGATCCTGAACATGAAGATTTTGAGACGATTATCCAGGATGTTTACCTTGGCATGATCCCCTACATGACTCCCAAAGGCACTTTTGTCATAAACGGGGCCGAACGTGTAGTGGTTTCCCAATTGCACCGGTCGCCGGGAGTTTTCTTCGGCACCAGCACTCATGCCAATGGAACCCAACTCTTCTCAGCCAGGATCATTCCTTTTAAAGGATCATGGATCGAGTTCACGACCGATATCAATAATGTCATGTACGCTTACATCGACAGGAAGAAAAAATTACCTGTCACGACATTACTTCGGGCTATCGGTTATGAGACCGATAAGGATATCCTGGAAATTTTCCACCTGGCCGAAGAGGTGAAAGTGAACAAGACTAACGTAAAGAAGGTCATCGGCCGGAAACTGGCTGCCCGCGTTGTCAGGGCATGGGTTGAAGATTTTGTGGATGAGGATACCGGTGAAGTCGTTTCCATCGAACGTACGGAAGTGTTGATAGAACGGGAAATCGTGATTGAGAAAGAGCATGCCGAATTGATCCTCGAATCAGGTGTTGATACTTTCCTTCTTCACAAGGAAGATGTGAATACGCTGGAATACGCGATCATCTTCAACACACTCCAGAAAGATACCGCTAATTCGGAAAAAGAAGCTGTGGAGTATATTTACCGCCAGCTTAGAAATGCTGAACCGCCTGATGAAGAAACGGCAAGGGGTATCATAGATAAATTGTTTTTCTCCGAAAAAAGATATGACCTGGGTGATGTCGGACGTTACAGGATCAACACTAAGCTTGGACTTGATGTTGATCATGCTATCAAAGTCCTTACAAAAGAAGATATTATTTCGATCATTAAGTACCTGGTCGAACTTTCCAATTCCAAAACTGAGGTTGATGATATCGACCACCTTAGCAACCGTAGGGTGAGGACCGTTGGCGAGCAGCTTTCAGCCCAGTTTGGTGTGGGCCTTGCCCGTATGGCCAGAACTATCCGGGAAAGGATGAACGTCAGGGATAATGAAGTGTTCACTCCCATGGACCTCATCAATGCCAAGACTTTATCATCAGTCATTAACTCATTCTTCGGAACTAACCAGCTGTCGCAGTTCATGGATCAGACAAATCCATTATCTGAGCTGACCCACAAACGCAGGATATCTGCCCTTGGCCCGGGTGGTCTTTCAAGAGAAAGAGCCGGTTTCGAGGTCAGGGACGTTCATTATACACATTACGGCCGTCTTTGCACGATCGAAACCCCGGAAGGGCCGAATATCGGGCTTATCTCATCGCTCTGCGTTTTTGCTAAAGTCAACAACCTGGGATTTATCGAAACCCCCTATAAAAGGGTTGAAAATGGCCAGGTTATGCTGAATGAGCCTCCGATCTTCCTGAGCGCTGAAGAAGAAGAAAAGAAGATCATCGCACAGGCCAGTGCACCATTGCAAGATGATGGCACATTCCTGAAGGAAAAGGTCAAAGTCCGTTATCAGGCCGATTACCCGATCATTGCACGGCATGAGGTCGACCTTATGGATACCGCCCCAAACCAAATCGCTTCGATCGCTGCATCACTCATTCCCTTCCTCGAACATGACGATGCCAACAGGGCATTGATGGGATCAAACATGATGCGCCAGGCCGTCCCGTTGCTGGAACCTGAAGTACCGCTGGTCGGCACGGGCATTGAAGCCGATGTGGTCCGCGATTCCCGCGTTCTGATCAACGCTGAAGGCGATGGTTATGTAGAATATGTCGATGCCAAGGAAATTGTTATCCGGTATACCCGCGATGAAATGGAAAAGCTCGTTAGTTTTGAAGACGATATCAAACGTTATGAGCTGATAAAGTTCCTGCGTACCAATCAGAATACCTGCGTTAACCTGCGGCCGATCGTCCGCAAAGGCGATAAGGTATTAAAAGGACAAGTGCTTTGTGAAGGTTATGCTACCAAGAATGGCGAACTGGCTCTCGGCCGGAACCTGATGGTGGCATTCATGCCCTGGAAAGGCTATAACTTTGAAGATGCCGTTGTTATAAACGAGAAGGTAGTCAAGGAAGATATCTTTACTTCGATCCATATCGAGGAATTCACACTTGAAGTCCGTGATACTAAAAGAGGTATAGAAGAGCTTACCAACGATATTCCCAACGTAAGTGCTGAAGCCACTAAGGATCTCGATGAAAATGGCCTTATCCGCATCGGTGCTGAAGTTAAGGAAGGTGATATCCTGATCGGGAAGATCACTCCAAAAGGAGAAAGTGACCCGACCCCTGAAGAGAAGTTGCTACGTGCCATCTTCGGTGATAAAGCCGGCGATGTAAAAAATGCCTCTTTGAAAGCGCCTCCGGCAATGAAAGGCGTGGTCATCGAAAATAAATTGTTTTCAAGGGTAATTAAAGACCGCAAGTCAAGGGCCAAGGAAAAAGATGTCCTGAAAGAACTTGATGACCAGATGCACAAAGAAACCAACGACTTGAAATCAAAGCTTGTTGATAAGCTGATGATCCTGGTCAGTGGTAAAACTTCCCAGGGTGTTTATAACAACTTCAAGGAAGAAGTGGTCCCCAAAAAGGCCAAATTTACCCAAAAAATGCTGATGGTGCTGGATTATGGCAGCATCAACCCGAATCGCTGGACCTCAGATAAAGAAAAGAATGATCTGATCAAGGTTTTGATCAACAACTACAATATTAAGCATAAAGAATTGCAAGGCAGGTTTAACAGGATGAAATTCCAGTCGACTGTCGGCGATGACCTTCCTAACGGGATTGTGCAAATGGCTAAAGTTTACGTTGCCCGCAAGCGGAAACTGCAGGTTGGCGACAAGATGTCGGGTCGGCACGGAAACAAGGGTATTGTAGCAAAGATTGTCCGGCAGGAAGACATGCCGTTCCTTGAAGATGGCACACCGGTCGATATCGTCCTTAACCCACTCGGTGTTCCCAGCCGTATGAACCTGGGACAAATCTATGAAACCGTTCTCGGCTGGGCCGGTCACAAGCTTGGTATGACCTATAGCACCCCGATTTTTGATGGTGCAAGCTATACGCAGATCAATGATTTGATGGAGAAAGCAGGTTTGCCTAAAGATGGAAAAGTATTTCTATATGACGGCGAAACAGGCGAAAGGTTCCATCAGCCAACTACTGTCGGGTTTATCTATATGCTGAAACTGCACCACATGGTGGAAGATAAAATCCACGCCCGTTCCATCGGACCTTACTCCCTGATTACGCAGCAACCGCTTGGTGGTAAAGCACAGTTTGGGGGACAGCGTTTCGGTGAAATGGAAGTCTGGGCACTTGAAGCATTTGGTGCTTCCAACATCCTTCAGGAAATACTTACCGTCAAATCGGACGATGTACAGGGAAGGGCAAAAGCTTATGAAACGATTGTTAAGGGCGAAAATATGCCTAAAGCGAGCATCCCTGAATCCTTCAACGTTTTGGTACACGAACTCAGAGGTCTTGGCCTCGAAGTGAGATTCGAATAATTTCAAGTAACAATTAAATCACTTATACATGGCCTTCAGAAGAGAATCCAATACTACAATTGATTTTAACAGCATAACTATCAGCTTAGCTTCTCCTGAATCCATCCTTGAGCGCTCTTACGGAGAAGTGCTGAAACCCGAAACCATCAATTACCGGACTTACAAACCTGAACGTGACGGACTTTTTTGTGAAAGGATCTTCGGACCGGTTAAGGACTATGAATGCCATTGCGGGAAATATAAACGCATTCGTTACAAAGGCATCATTTGCGATCGTTGCGGGGTGGAAGTTACGGAGAAAAAAGTCAGGAGGGAAAGGACTGGTCACATCCAGCTCGTTGTTCCTGTCGCACACATCTGGTTTTTTCGTTCGCTACCTAATAAAATCGGCGCCCTTCTGGGACTTCCTTCCAAAAAAATGGATTCGATCATCTATTATGAGAAATATGTCGTCATCAAACCGGGGATAAAAGAAAAAGACGGGTTGAAGGAGTTGGATTTCCTTTCAGAAGAAGAGTATTTTGATATTGTTGATAACCTGCCGGCAGATAACGCGCATCTTGACGATTCTGATCCAAATAAATTCATTGCAAAAATGGGTGCTGAAGCGCTTTTTGATCTTTTGGAGAGGCTGGACCTTGACAAAGTTTCTTATGACCTGCGCCATAAAGCCAATACTGAAACCTCTCAGCAGCGTAAACAGGAAGCTCTGAAACGGCTCCAGGTTTATGAAGCATTCCGCGATGCCCGTACCCGTTCTGAAAACCGCCCGGGTTGGATGATCATGAAAATCGTACCGGTGATACCCCCTGAGCTCCGCCCGCTGGTGCCCCTTGATGGTGGCAGATTTGCAACATCCGACCTCAATGACCTCTATCGCAGGGTGATCATCAGGAATAACCGCCTCAAGCGACTGATCGAGATCAAAGCGCCAGATGTCATCATGCGTAATGAGAAACGTATGCTCCAGGAAGCTGTCGACTCCCTGCTGGACAACTCCAGAAAGGTCAGTGCCGTCAAGACAGAATCAAACAGGCCGTTGAAATCACTCAGCGATAGCCTGAAAGGTAAGCAAGGCCGTTTTCGTCAGAATTTACTCGGTAAACGTGTCGATTATTCCGGCCGTTCAGTTATCGTGGTTGGCCCGGAGCTAAAACTTAATGAGTGCGGTCTTCCGAAAGACATGGCGGCTGAGTTATTCAAACCCTTTATCATCAGGAAACTCCTCGAAAGAGGCATAGTGAAGACGGTCAAATCAGCGAAGAAGATCGTCGACCGGAAAGATGCCGTTGTCTGGGATATCCTCGAAAACATTCTGAAAGGCCACCCGGTTCTCCTGAACCGTGCCCCTACCCTTCACAGGCTCGGTATCCAGGCCTTCCAGCCTAAACTTATTGAGGGTAAAGCCATCCAGTTGCACCCATTGGTATGTACCGCGTTTAACGCTGACTTCGACGGTGACCAGATGGCTGTCCACGTACCATTGGGCAATGCAGCCATTTTGGAAGCCCAGATCCTCATGCTTGCTTCACATAACATTCTGAACCCAGCCAATGGCGCTCCAATCACTGTTCCTTCACAGGACATGGTATTGGGTCTTTATTATATGACCAAAGGCAGAAAATCTACCCCGGAATATCCAGTCAAGGGCGAAGGGAAACGCTTCTATTCGCCTGAAGAAGTAATCATCGCGTTCAATGAGAACAAACTTGATCTTCATGCCAATATATTTGTGAAAGTCGAAGACCTGGTTGATGGCCAGCCCGTTAACCAGATCGTTGAAACAACTACAGGAAGGGTCCTCTTTAACCAGGTCGTTCCCGGGGAAATGGGATACATCAACCAATTGCTGACTAAAAAGGCTTTGCGTGATATTATCGGGGATATCCTGAAATCAACAGGTACGAAGAAAACTTCCGATTTCCTGGATAATATCAAAAACCTTGGATTCATTATGGCTTTCAAAGGAGGTCTGTCTTTTAACCTTGGAGATGTGATCATCCCGGAGGTCAAAGAATCTTTCATTGAAGAAGCCAACCAGGAAGTTGATGAGGTTCTCAGCAACTACAACATGGGTTTCATCACCAATAATGAACGTTATAACCAGATCATCGATATCTGGACCCATACAAACTCCAGACTAACCCAGCAGGTGATGAAAGAAATTTCCCTGGATAAGGGAGGTTTTAACCCGATCTTTATGATGCTCGACTCAGGTGCGAGAGGTTCTAAAGAACAGATCCGCCAGTTGTCAGGCATGAGGGGTCTGATGGCCAAACCACAGAAATCCGGGGCAACAGGAGGTGAAATTATCGAAAACCCGATCTTATCCAACTTCAAAGAAGGATTATCAGTTCTTGAATACTTCATTTCCACCCACGGCGCCCGTAAAGGTCTTGCCGATACAGCTCTTAAAACAGCAGATGCCGGTTACCTGACCCGACGCCTGGTCGATGTTTCGCAGGATGTCATTATTTCGGAAGATGACTGCGGCACCCTCAGGGGAATCACAATCTCTGCCCTAAAAAAGAATGAGGAGACCGTAGAATCCCTTTACGACCGGATCCTTGGCCGGGTTACCCTGCATGATATCTTCCATCCTAATACCGGCGAACTGATTGCAAGGGCAGGCCACCAGCTCACTGAAGACAAATGTAAAATCATCGAAGAATCCCCGATAGAATCGGTCGAGATTCGTTCCGTGCTTACCTGTGAATCCAAGCAGGGTGTTTGCGCAAGATGTTATGGAAGGAACCTCGCTACGGGAAGAATGATCCAGGAGGGCGAGGCAGTTGGTGTTATCGCTGCCCAGTCAATCGGTGAGCCTGGAACACAGCTGACCCTGCGTACTTTCCACGTTGGGGGTACTGCTTCTAACGTTGCGATTATTTCGAAAATTGAAGCTAAATACGATGGTTTCCTCGAAATTGACGAACTCAGGTTTGTAACCTATACCAACAAGGAAGGCAAAAGCTATGATGTGGTGATTGGCCGTTCTGCTGAAATGAGGATCATTGATAAACACACCAAGATTGTCCTTGCTTCTGGTCATATTCCCTATGGAGCTAACCTTTATTTTAAGGAAAACACGGAAGTTAAAAAAGGCAGCCTGATCAGCGACTGGGATCCTTTCAATGCTGTGATCCTTGCCGAAGTTAAAGGCACTATCCAATATGAAAATATCGTTGAAGGGAAAACTTACCGTATTGAATCTGATGAGCAGACCGGTTATGTAGATAAGGTTGTAATAGAACCTCGTCAGAAACTCAAGAATCCGACGATCAATATTGTCTCCGGCGATGGTGAAGTCGTTAAATCTTATGACATCCCAGTTGGAGCACGTATCGTGGTTGAAGACGGACAGGACATCAAAGCGGGTGAGCCGCTGGTAAAAATCCCCAGGGCAATCGGGAAAACCGGTGATATTACTGGTGGTTTGCCCAGAGTTACCGAACTCTTTGAGGCCAGGAACCCATCCGAGCCGGCTGTTGTGGCTGAAATCGACGGTGTGGTTACGATCAGCAAAAAGCTGAAAAGAGGCAACCGTGAGGTGGTCATTACTTCGAAAACCGGAGAAGAGAAACATTATCTCGTCCCAACGACGAAACAGGTCCTTGCCCAGGAAAATGACTATATCCGTGCTGGAACATCCCTTTCCGAAGGTGAGATTTCACCTTCAGATATATTGGCTATCAAAGGTCCGATGAAGGTTCAGGAATATATCGTCAATGAAGTGCAGGAAGTTTACCGTTTGCAGGGTGTGAAGATCAACGACAAGCATTTTGAAGTGATTGTCAGGCAGATGATGAGAAAAGTTGAAGTAGAAGATCCCGGCGATACGAGATTCCTTGAAGGCGAACTGGTCAACAAAACCGATTTCCAGGATGAAAATGATGACGTCTTCGGAAAGAAAGTAGTCATCGATCCGGGTGATTCGCTTACATACCGGGCCGGTCAGATCGTAAGTGCGAGGAAACTGCGCGATGAGAATTCAATGCTGAAACGTAAAGACAAGCGCCTGATTGTTGCCAGGGATGCAAGTCCGGCAACCGGCCTGCAGGTTATCCAGGGTATTACGCGGGCATCATTGCAAACCAATAGCTGGATTTCTGCCGCTTCATTCCAGGAAACCACAAAAGTGCTGACCCAGGCAGCCATCCAGGCCAAGACCGACGAGCTAAAAGGCTTGAAAGAAAATGTCATCGTTGGCCATAAAATCCCCGCCGGGACAGGATTACGGAAATATGAAGATATCATTGTCGGTTCACGCGAAGAATATGAAGAAA
The nucleotide sequence above comes from Bacteroidales bacterium. Encoded proteins:
- a CDS encoding HPF/RaiA family ribosome-associated protein; amino-acid sequence: MRLNINAVHFKADKKLIAFIKEKMEKITQVFEGVIDTEVSLKVENSDMRENKITEILVTIPGNNFYVKKQSATFEESADEAVEALRRQLKKYKEKVRGNH
- the tuf gene encoding elongation factor Tu encodes the protein MAKETFQRTKPHVNIGTIGHVDHGKTTLTAAITLNLQDKGLATFKSFDEIDNAPEEKARGITINTAHIEYETVNRHYAHVDCPGHADYVKNMVTGAAQMDGAILVVAATDGPMPQTREHILLARQVGVPKIVVFMSKVDMVDDEELIDLVDMEIRELLTFYGFDGDNTPVIRGSALGALNKEPKWIEKIWELMEACDTWIPLPKRDIDKPFLMPVEDVFSITGRGTVATGRIEQGVIKVGEAVEIIGLGAEKLKSVVTGVEMFRKILDRGEAGDNAGLLLRGIDKDSVRRGQVIAAPGSITPHTHFKAQVYILKKEEGGRHTPFHDKYRPQFYFRTTDVTGEIQLPEGVEMIMPGDNLAITVKLIHEVAMDKGLRFAIREGGRTVGAGQVIEIIA
- the secE gene encoding preprotein translocase subunit SecE; its protein translation is MANKIQAYLKESYDELKHKTSWPTWSELQSSAIVVSVASLIIALVVYLMDISLRTLLTQFYKLF
- the nusG gene encoding transcription termination/antitermination protein NusG; the protein is MGEQVKKWYVVRAVSGKEKKVKEYIESEINRLGLQDFLSQVLIPTEKVYQVRKGKKISKERNYFPGYVLIEAALVGELTHIIRNIPNVLGFLGTGNEPSPMRASEVKRILGKVDELAEQSEGINVPFIVGETVKVVDGPFNSFSGVIEEINEEKKKLKVMVKIFGRKTPLELTFMQVEKE
- the rplK gene encoding 50S ribosomal protein L11, encoding MAKEVAGMIKLQIKGAAANPSPPVGPALGSKGVNIMEFCKQFNARTQDQPGKLLPVIITVYRDKSFDFVIKHPPVAVQLMEMAKVTKGSAESNRTKIGSVTWDQVKIIAEDKMVDLNCFTIESAMTMVAGTARSMGLTIKGDSPVSEQ
- the rplA gene encoding 50S ribosomal protein L1, with translation MAKLTKKQKESLTKFDKAKSYGLNEAVEVVKGITYTSFDASVDLDVRLGVDPRKANQMVRGIVTLPHGTGKTVRVLALVTPDKEEEAIAAGADFVGLEDYIDKIKQGWTDIDVVITMPQVMPKIGPLGKILGPRGLMPNPKTGTVTIDVAKAIKEVKAGKIDFKVDKYGIIHASIGKVSFENEQLVDNARELLQTILKLKPTAAKGTYMKSVYMSSTMSPGIQIEPKSLTTV
- the rplJ gene encoding 50S ribosomal protein L10, which gives rise to MTREEKDQMIDSLAETLKSSNTVYLTDISKLNSSNSTRLRSLCFKRNVTLQVVKNTLLKKAMEKSEKNFEGLFGILHGPTSLMISDSGNVPAKLIKEFRKTSDKPILKGAYVQEMVFVGDDQLDLLMALKSKNELIADVLALLQSPVKNVISGLQSGGHKLSGILKTLSEKEA
- the rplL gene encoding 50S ribosomal protein L7/L12, producing MADLKAFAEKLVNLTVKEVNDLAQILKEEYGIEPAAAAAVIAAPGAATGGEAVVAEEKTTFDVILKHAGQAKLGVVKLVKELTSLGLKESKELVDAAPKAIKEGVSRDEAEALKKQLEEAGAEVEVK